TCAACAACACTGTCGTGGCGCACCATCTCCACTATGATGTAACGCCGCCACAAAAGATCACCGATGCCTGCCATCACCTCCATGCCTCATCCACCCACATCTAGGCACCGGAGAGACAAAGAAGCTGCAGCAACGGTGCATACCACTGGTCCCATCAACCAATCCATCTCCAAAACGATGCCCTCAAGATAGTCACGACACAAGAGTGACATCATCGTCCGCTCCGAGGGTCCTAGGGGTTCCCCTAGAGAAATACAGTTTGAAAGAAGAGAACGACCGCATTGACGCCTTCAACAAGGCAACGATATGCCCAGAGACGCCGTCGTCAATGGCCCGGACCGCATCCGAGCCCAACTTTCGCTTGTCGTCTCACCTCCCAAACACATAGGTCGGCTGACCCATGTACCACCACCCATGCCATCATCCTCGCAGCAGAGAGGGCTCACACCAGGGCCGTCGGCCGCGGCGGTGGCGCCCATCAGATCCAGACTAGTTTGGTACTGGCCGCTGCAGGAACGCCAACATGCCAAGCAGAGCCGCTGGGGCGCGTCACAAGCCGAACGCTGAGGAGAGTCTGCATCAGGCCTGGCCGAGGGCCGGTGCTCGTCGGATCTGGACTTCCATATCGTAGGTGGTGTGCTGCCTGTGTCATGGAGAGGGGTCGATTGCCACCGGGACTAGCATGGATGTCGGGATCGGACCCCAACACACACACCTCAGCAGGGCATGTGATACCGCATCTTAGCGGGGGACTCCGGCGATGGGAACCGCCGCCGCAACAGCCGAGAACCACCGGGGAAAGGCGCCGCGCGCCGCGAGAGCTACCCCACCACCGCCGTCCGCGGCACGGGCTTAGCCTGGCCGCTCCTCCGACAGCGGCGAGGGGTTAAGGAGGAGAGGGGAAGCTGCACGGTGCACCGGCTAGGTTTGGTCAGTTTCTCGACCAAAGAAGATAAATGGAGGCAATATTTAGTCGAGTGTCAGTTTCTCGACCAAAGAAGATAAATGGAGGCAATATTTAGTCGAGTGGCAATCCACCGTCGCGCCCTCCGTTTTGGACTGGTGCCAGAGTGCCTTTTAACTTAACTGTACCCTTCTATCAATGAAAGATAACCAAGCTTTGCATATTCATGAAAAAAAGCAAGTTGACAACAAGAATTTGCACGGAGATCCCATTTGCCAAAATTGCCATCCCTCTTGGACTCTGATTAGAGCGGCGAAGAGGATGATGGGTGAATAAAATCCAAACAGGCCGCAGCCAAGAGAGGGATGGAAAATTAGAGCGGTGAGGGTGGAGAAAGTGGAGCGCTGTTGGCCCTCGCGCGCGACATAGAGGAACAAGGGATGGAGGCGGAAGAGTCTCTCCCCTTCACCTCTTGCTCCTCGTATCTCTCCATCTCTCTCACATTGTGGGGGTGGCAAGGTGGCCGAGCCTGAGCAGCTAACAGGAGTGAGGAATGGAGGAGGCCCTGACCTCTCATGACGTCGTTAGATCACACATCAATGACGACGCATTACTACAGATTTGTTTCAAATGTAGTGGCACTTGAACTAGGGCTAGATGAGCATAGGAATCTACCGTAGGGCTAACTGTGTAGTACACACGTTACAAGAGATGGACTTATTTCATGGCGTAGATTAAATGAAATTGCAGGTGACAAGAGTTCTTGGCAGCTTCAGGTTGTATGGTTGAGCACGCGGCGAAGCTGGATCTTCTGGCTCTCCATCCGAGCTTCTAGAAGCTTTGCTTTCAGGCTGTGCCTCTGGACCAGCTCCATGCAGCCTCTGAAGCCACGGTTCATCgagtccggcgacggcgagctccatGGTCCCATGCTCGGGGAGCTCTGTCCCATACCCCGATCTGCAGCTTCGCCAGCGTCATAATACATACGTCTGTTCAACGAGTTTATTAGATCCACCTCCACATCCACCTGGTGGATTTCATGGTTTTCCCGAGGGCAAGGCCTCGAGAACTTTGATATTGCCGACTGTTTCTTCTCGTGCTCCACAACTTTGATATTGCTCAGGTCATTCTGCCAGACCTCCTCCGAATTGTCTCCACTCGTCCAGGAAATTCTGTCACATACATTGTTGACTGAAGGTTCGCTTCCATTCCCGTTCAGTGAAAAGCTTGAACCCTGAAAGTCTTGGTGGCTTGTAGTCTCCCAGCTGCTCCCATCTTCTATTTCACTGTCTTGGCAAGGGCTTCTATTGGTTAGGTTCTCCAGGCATACATCAGCCATTTGGCCGCTAGCTTGTTGAATTTCTAATTCATCTAGTGAAGACCTCTGCACCTTGCATCGTCCGAGCTCTTGGCTCGGGCGGATCTCCTTGAATATGGCTAATATTTCCTCCAATGCTGCAGGCGGCTCATACTTGAATTGAACCTCCAGGTCCCTCACCAAGCTAATTTCCCTTATAATTTTCTCTGCTTCTCGTACTAGAATGCTGCTGTCTCCCTTGGCACAACCCAAAGAGGCGACAAAGGCCTCAACATCCTGTTGCAATTTGCTTAGCTCACCGTATTTGTCTTCCAGAGTGAGCCTTGCATCCACAAGTTTCATCTGCACCCGCTCTTCCCGCCACACATCGGCCATCTGTAGCAACTTTCtgtcctcatccacctcctcccgCAGTTTCACAAAGTCCCGCTCCAAGACTTCAATATCGGATTTTTGTTCCTCGACCTCCCTCACCAGTTTGTTGCACACCTCCTCGGTCATTTCCCGTGTCTTCCTCTCCTTGTCATACTCCTCCAACAGATTATTGGCTGCCAATTTGACCTCCTTCAACTCATCAACAAGCTTCAAGTTAATATTCTCTAGTTGCCTCCGGTTCTTCTTCTCATGGTCGAGGTCTGCCTTCATATCCTCAAGAATGGATTGGGCCTTCTTGTGTTCTCTCCTCCGCCAGGTTGCTTTCTCCTCCCTCAGTTTCTCCAACAAGCGGTCAAGCTGCTTCTTAGCTGAAACACGCTCAGCTTCTAGCTTGCCCACCCTATCTTGTGCACACTGGAGCTCCATCTGGATTATATTAGCATGAGTTTGCCCTTGCTGTTTTTCAATGAGATCAAGTTGGTTGGCAATCACATAGGCACCATCCAATTCACCCCCCTTTACGCTCTCAGACTTCCAATTCGTTGCATTCTCCAAGCCGGTGATCGGCATCAAACCTGAGGCGAGATGAAGTTTAACCTACACAATTAAATCCACAAAATTAATTATACACCAGTTTAGGTGCCAGTGAGCAAGCCGCGAATGAGTCAAAGCCACAGGAGCTTAACGAAGTAATTTCTAGCATTACTTTGTGGAGTTCTCCGCTGTGTTGCTCCAAAACGGAATTGGGGCTTGAAGTCTCAACCTTCAGACCATGTTTGTGACCAAGATGATCCTTCCTGAGAAGCTGGACTTGCAGATGTCTCGGTATAAACTGCCATACAAGTAAATGTGACCAAGAAGTGAGTACAGGAGCAACGAATTGTCAAAGTCTAATGAGCAATCATCCTTCATTTTCATTCGGTCAGAGCAGCAAGATGTTATATGGCTAAATGAAAAAAGATCTAAGATTTATCATAACTTCTCAGTAAAGAAAACACATAGCATATGAAGACAACAGTTATATAAAGATGTGCCGATAAAACTCTAGCAGTTCCACTGTTTGGGATCAGCCAGACTTTTTCAGCAAAGAACAGTCTCAGTGCACCGCATAACACCCTCCGAATTAAATCAGCATGAGCCAACCCACTCATCAGATATTTCTGAACCCCAACAGACAAGGAAGAATGTGTTGCTCACTTAATCGACTGCAGCAACATGGTAGCTGAAAACTAGATATAGTTGGCAATTTACATAATTAACTAACTGGACCATGAGAAATTTTGTACTGCATTGTAAGAATTAGGCACTTCACTTTAAAATACAACATGAGTGGAGAAAATGGTAGAGGAAACTTGTCAGCCCAAACTTTCTCTTTGTCACAATCACAGAGTAGTACTTTACACTAAACCACCTGGTGAGGTGATAGCAaccactaagagcatggttaatagtatagccaactgctggctatacgatcttgccacatcatctatagtCAAGCTTATAGCCAGCAAGTACAATAGTTGCATTTGAATATGTACTATTTTATTGATACATTGCCCACTTCCCATTTTCACAAAGTGTTTAGGAGCGCGTGCTACAGCCGGCTGTTAATCggtagcccgcttctcttctctctcctccatCTCACCAAAAATATAATATTTAAGAGTTAAATACACTGCGGGTGCCTTAACTTGTCCAGTGCGGTCAGTTTGGTGCCCAAAGTTGCAAAATACACAAAACTGGTGCAATAACTTGTCCTTATGGTGCAAATACGGTGCCTCATGGCTCCCCTCCCTCCCCGCTCCTCCTAGCCCCCCCACCCTCCAGCCCAGCCGCCGGCGAATCCCCGCCGTCTGCCCACCCAGCACCTCCCCTTGCCATGGCGGCCCCAAGTGCTGACCCTGTCGAGCCCCGGGCGACCCTCTCCGACGACCGCGTGTCCTCCGGCGACCGCTGGTACGATTCGGAGAGCGAGTCCTCGGCCCGCTCGTACAGCGACGTCGCACGCACACCGCCGGCTATGCCCGCGCCGCTCGCTCTCCTCGCTCCCACACGCGCCGTCGACCAGCCTCGACTGCCCGTTGCGAGCCGCATCGGCCCCCGCTCCGAGGTGCACCGTGCCCCTGGTGGCGTCCAGGTCGATGCCGGCGGCTTCCAGCAGCCGCGGCGCCGgaaccgtcgccgccgcccccgccaagaCGACGAGCCCAACACGACTCCATGCCAACGGCGCAGCCCATCCCCGGAAGAGGTCGCCGGACTCTGCTTCCGCTGCCTCGACCCTGGTCATCGTGTTCGGGACTGCACCAACGACATTCGCTGCCGCCGATGCCTGGAATCCGGCCACGACTGGCGCTCCTGCCACCCACAGCGCCGGAGAGCCGTCCGGGCCGACCCTGACCGCGCTCGCCTTGCTGCTCGGGCGCGGGCGCCCCAGGCCGCgcagccacctccgcctcctcccgccgcctcGGCTGCTGCGCCCTTGCCGCGCGCGCCGGAGCCGGTGAGGATTATCATGTCGCATTCTGTGGAgatggaggaggccgaggaggtccTGTCCCGTGCAATGGTAGCCTCCATCACCGGCAACAGGCCGACCGTGTCCGCTGCCGAGGTGGCTGATGTGCTCCTGACCTCCCTCGAGCTCGAAGACGGCGACTTCACGGTACACGCTCACCACCCCGAGGATTTCCTGATCCTGTTCAGCTCGCGCACGACCATGCGCCGCCTCAATGGAGACCATTTCATCCGCGCCCCGCGGTTCAGCCTCTCCGTCCGGCCGTGGAGCAAGCTGGCGCATGCGGGCTCTGGCCAGTTCGAGTATCGCGTCGAGCTTGAGCTTCGGGGCATCCCCGCTCAGGCCTGGCATCTATCGACTGCTGAGCACATCCTGGGGGAGAGCTGCTGGATCGAGCGGCTTCATCCCAACACGCGCTCCAGAGAGGACATGGCCACATTCCGGCTGGCAGGGCGCGCGCATGATCCGGCCAGCATCCGCCGCGCCGCTGTTCTTGAGATCGTGGAGCAGATTCCAGCAAGGGTACGTTCGGAAGCGCCTACCATCAGGACCCTCACCTACCCAATCTCCATCGCTCTTGGTCGGGCGGAGAGGATCGGAGCCCCTGCGCCTAGCAATCAGGGAAGCAATGGACCTGGCGCTGGTGACGGAGATGGCACCGGAGGCGGCGCCGGAGACAGCCACGACCATGCCCGAGGCAATGGTCCGGGCCGGGCGCGTCGACGCGGCCGCAAGCGCCGGCGTACGGAGGCGCCACTTGTCGGACGCGCGGATGGCATGACCGTAGACACCTTGGGCTAGCGCGCTAGGGGCCGCTCCGTGCGCGCTGATGGCCTGTCCGTCGCGCATGCATGGCCGGTGCCACCAACCATCACTACGCCGCCGTCCGTACGGGTTGGGAGATGCTCCATGGGCCCATGGCCAGGTCAGCACGGTCGGGCGGATCAGCAGGGCCCCTCCAACCCACGTCAACGTGCCAGAAAAGGAAAAGGGAAAGGATGGCAAAGGCAGGCTTTGGCCGCGGGCCAGACTGGCCCTGCCGCAGCCGCTGATGGAGACGCCAGGAACGGGCAGGAGGGGACAGCGGGTGGCCCCCAGATCGATGCGTCCGCGCATCCCACCAACGCAGAACCCCGCCATGTGTCCAGCATGGCACTCCCATTGGCGGCAAGCACCCCAGAAGGATCAGGAGATTCAAACACCGCCCCATCCCCCGTGGAAGATTGCGTGGATCCCGCAACTAGCTCGCAGGATCCGAGGGACTGTCGGGACCTGCCCGATCTGCGCGAGGTGCCAGACTCGCAGCCCGTGACGGCTAGTTGGTCGGGGCAAAGCGGCTGCTCGCCAGCTGCGCCACCTGACGTGGCCACGTCTGCCCCCGCGGACCGGTCCTGCGGGACCCACGAGCGCACTACTGGGAGCGCGGATGCATGCCCCGCCACGAGCGCGGTCCCCCCTGCAGAGGCAGCCAGCCCACCACCCCCGATGATAATCATGCAAAGGCCCCAGGCCCAGCAGGCCCTGGCAAGGCCCAGCTCAGAAGTGGAAGCCCGCACGCCTGCCTCCAATGGCCGAGGCCCAATCACTCCCGCTGAGGGGCGCTTCGCTTCCCCGCCGATCACCATGAGACGATCACGGGCCCGTGCCCCCGTGTCGCAATCTTGACGCTGGGTGAATTCCTAGCGGCTGCAACCAAGCACATCGCCGCAGCCTTGCCGACGCCCAGGAGGAGGCCGCGCGGGCCTCTGAACTTCGCCCCACGCCGCGGCCAATTCATCCCCGACGGCGGCGCCCCCTACAGCCGAAAGACGCGCGCATGTCCAGATCTTGCGCACCCTGGGGATCATTGGGACGAACCAAAAGATTTCATCCGCCGAGATGCAAACCTATGAGGGCATGTTCGCAACACCCATCCCGCTCGCGATGCTCAAGGCCATTGCTGCCCTGGTCGATCGAGAGATCCTGGAGGGTTTGACCAGCCTGCCGACCACACCGGCACGGGTCGAGGTTGCGTGTGAAACCTAGGAGTGGCGCACGGTTTCGCTCGTCGATCCAATATTCATGGATCACGGCCTCAGGATTGTAGTGTGGAATGTGCGTGGCCTTAACGCACGCGCTCGGCGCTTTGCCGCCCGCTCGCTGTTGGACACCACGGCTGCCTCCATTGTATGCCTATAGGAAACAAAGATGGAATTGCTCTGCTCGTCTGTTGTGCTCGACACCCTTGGCTCGGAATTTGATGATTACACATACCTCCCGGCGAATGGCACGCGAGGCGGCATTCTTCTGGCTTGAAAGAGCAGGGTTGTATCTATCACGCACCCTCTGTTCACCACAAACGCCCTCACCGCCACGGTGACCACGGCCACGGGCGTACCCTGGTGGCTTTCGGTCGTGTACGGACCCCAGGATGACGCGGACAAAATTGCGTTCCTGCAAGAGCTCCGGGACATCCGTGCGGCTTGCCCCGGACCATGGATGCTATGCGGAGACTTCAACCTCATCCTACATGACGAGGACAAGAGCAATGGCAACTTGAATAGGCGAATGATGGGCAGGTTTCGCCACCTTGTCAATGATCTCGCCCTGAAAGAAATTTACCTCAATGGGCGCCGCTTTACATGGTCCAACGAGCAGTCCCCGCCTACCCTGGTGCACCTAGATCGCGTGCTCTGCACCTCGGACTGGGAAGACGCACACGGCGAGTGCCATCTCCGCTGCCTTGCGTCCGTCGTCTCGGATCATTGCCCGCTGCTGTTAGACTGCGCACCCATGCCCACGGCATACAGGCGCTTCCATTTTGAGGATTTCTGGCTCAGGCTAGATGGATTTCAGGACACGGTGGCCGCGGCCTGGGGCTCGGTTTTACGACCCGGACCCCTTTCACCGCTTGATGTTGCGCCTTCAGGCCACAGCCCGTAGACTCACCAGCTGGAGTGCCAAGTCTACTGGCAGCTGTTATGGCCGGCCGGCTTAGGcccgcaagttatcttagtttttattttcagattaggcaagttatcttaggttgattcttctacaagttatctaggatataaatataggttgtaagactctttttgagggcaagcaataagaagaatattatctcctattgcccggctccctgaggagccggaaccctagccgccaacagccctagccgccgccgttctcctagccgcgacggcgccctgccgccggcgcgcccgatcctcgccacgtctccctccatccttcccttaccacctacgccctagacctggtagagtacttgatcctaccaatttggtatcaggtaaccgggtttcgaccatgtctccgccaattccaccgccaccaccaccgctgcccgccaactcctccaccaccgccgcctctgCGCCGGGCGTCACGGCCTCGCTCTCGGCGGGCACCACTGCGTCGCTCTCAGCGCCGGTCCTAACGGCACCCGGCACCACGCCGGGCCAAGGGCAGCCACAGCCCCCCGTCCAACACTCGTCGCCGTCATCACCTCCCCCGCAGCCGCAACAGTTCACGCCGGAGGCCATGGCGGGCgtcctcaacgacctcgtcacCGCGGTTCAAGGGATCCGCCTCTACCTGGCAGGTCCGTACGGGCCGCCCCCACCACTCCATCCAGCCATGGCCGCGGGTCAGCAGGCGCTTCCGTGGTACTCGGCATCGGGGGCCATCACCGGACTCCATCCAGCCATGGCCGCGGGTCAGCGGGCGCTTCCGTGGTACTCGGCACCGGGGGCCGTCACCGGAGGCTACCCGGCGCTCCTCGCCCCAGCGGCCGCACGGCCGCCTTGGGCGCAGTGGCCGCCGCAGATCGCGCCGGCAGCCCCGCCACTTCTCGCCACCACGGGGCCGCAGTGGCCCACCTGGACCGCGCCGGCCGCGCCGTCCTCCGTCGCGCCCTACCTTCCAGCGGCCTCGAAGCAGGGTCCTCCACCGGCCCCGCCCAGCCCTAACCTGGGCACCGGCGCCTCGGAGCAGGGCCAGACCCAGCAGCTTCTTCCAGCGTCACCGCCGGCCCCCACGCCGCAGGCGCCGGTGCAGCTCCACCAGGCGCCGCCGCCATCGACAGTACCACCACCCGCGCCTAGGGCTACGGGTCGGCCCCTGCACCAGGTGCAGTTTCCACCGTCACCATCGCCGATCCCCGCTTGGGCGACCGGCTTGTCTTCGGGGCCGGTCTACTCCACGGCGCCGGAACACCCGACGCCCTCCCTGCGGTTTGATCACCCCTCCAGCTCGGCGAACTACGCCCCGGCGCTTCCCGACCCAGCATACGCGCCGGCGGCAACTACGGCCGCCCCCGGGCACGGCGGGCCGACACCCCCTCGCTTCGCCAAACTGGACTTCGCCACCTACGAgggcacggaggaccccctcaactggctcaaccagtgcgagcagttcttTCGAGAGCAGCGGACGCTCACTTCGGATCGCACCTGGCTCGCGTCCTATCATCTTCGAGGCGCAGCGcagacctggtactacgccctcgagcaggacgagggcggcatgccaccaTGGGAGCGCTTCCGGGAACTCTGTCTCCTCCGGTTCGGGCCTCCTATCCGCGGGAGCCGACTGGCGGCCCTCGGCCGCTTACCCTTCACATCCACGGTGCAGGACtacgccgaccgcttccaggcccttGCGTGCCACGCGCCGGGCGTCTCCGCAACTCAGCGCGCCGAGTTATTTGTGGGCGGTCTACCGGACCATATCCGTGTGGacgtggagcttcggggaccccaggatctccagTCGGCCATGTATTACGCCCGCGCAttcgagcgccgcgcggtggccatccagcaggaatcACCGTCCCAAACTGCTGGGTCGCTACCCGGACCGGATTCCGCGCAGGGTCGGCCTGTGCAGGCTTCTGCGGCACCCCTCGCCGGGACCGCGGggcgcccgttccgccggctcaccccGGCTGAGatactcgagcgtcgccgccaagggttgtgcttcaactgcgacgaacCCTACAAGCCCGGCCACgcctgcccgcgactcttctacctggaggtggcagactacattccggaggacgccgtcgccgccgacctggccgccccagatgtcgagaaggtgtttgacgctggttgattACCTCAAAGAGTTCaagcaagcgcttccccaccttacagctcgaggacgagctgtttgtgcaggcggggagaagtgttatggccggccggcttaggcccgcaagttatcttagtttttattttcagattaggcaagttatcttaggcaagttatcttaggttgattcttctacaagttatctaggatataaatataggttgtaagactctttttgagggcaagcaataagaagaatattatctcctattgcccggctccctgaggagccggaaccctagccgcca
This portion of the Triticum dicoccoides isolate Atlit2015 ecotype Zavitan chromosome 7A, WEW_v2.0, whole genome shotgun sequence genome encodes:
- the LOC119330049 gene encoding cingulin-like, with translation MPRPATSLRAPSRRQRLLENPIAPASVNSSSATSGRRGGSCTPKLRWSVRESQEGVNEQKAPRASSVRRLAAAVWRLWPPEEAPAAEHQGKSRVGLEFIPRHLQVQLLRKDHLGHKHGLKVETSSPNSVLEQHSGELHKVKLHLASGLMPITGLENATNWKSESVKGGELDGAYVIANQLDLIEKQQGQTHANIIQMELQCAQDRVGKLEAERVSAKKQLDRLLEKLREEKATWRRREHKKAQSILEDMKADLDHEKKNRRQLENINLKLVDELKEVKLAANNLLEEYDKERKTREMTEEVCNKLVREVEEQKSDIEVLERDFVKLREEVDEDRKLLQMADVWREERVQMKLVDARLTLEDKYGELSKLQQDVEAFVASLGCAKGDSSILVREAEKIIREISLVRDLEVQFKYEPPAALEEILAIFKEIRPSQELGRCKVQRSSLDELEIQQASGQMADVCLENLTNRSPCQDSEIEDGSSWETTSHQDFQGSSFSLNGNGSEPSVNNVCDRISWTSGDNSEEVWQNDLSNIKVVEHEKKQSAISKFSRPCPRENHEIHQVDVEVDLINSLNRRMYYDAGEAADRGMGQSSPSMGPWSSPSPDSMNRGFRGCMELVQRHSLKAKLLEARMESQKIQLRRVLNHTT